Genomic segment of Candidatus Cloacimonadota bacterium:
GCAAAAAGGGCGTTCACCCCTTTTTCAGGAAAAGCCGCGTGGGCGGATCTGCCGATGAAACTGACATCAAATTCCTGGGGTATGCCAAAAAAGATTCCGGCGCGGCTGGAAACCGTGCCCACCGGCAGTCCGGAAGCCACGTGCAAGGCGAAAGCGGCTTCCACCTCATATTCCTGGATAAGTCCTTCGGCGAGAACGCTTTGCGCGCCACCCTCGCCTTCCTCCGCGGGTTGAAAAAGAAAGAGCAGATTGCGCGGAAGGGCTTGGGAAACAACGCGTTCGATGAGACCCAAAAGCACCGTCATGTGAATATCGTGACCGCAGGCGTGCATCAAGCCCGGATGTTGTGAAGAGAAGGCGCAGCCTGTGTTTTCAGTGATGGGCAGGGCATCCATGTCGGCGCGGAAAAGCCTGTAGGGGCCATTGCCTTCGCTGTATTCCACCAAAATACCCGTGTTGGTGGAAAATTCTTGCACACGGATTCTGGGCAGTTTTTCAAGCTGAGCCAGCAGCAGCTCTTTGGTTTTGTGTTCCCGAAATGCCAGTTCGGGAACGCGGTGCAGTTCGCGGCGGATCTGGCTGAGGTTCAAGCTCATACGATTCTGGCAAGCTCGGCGTGTTTCAGCATGATGCGCACGGCGTTCGCTGCCGCGCCCAAACGCACGTTGTGTCCCAGATTCCAAAAGCAGAGGCTGTTTTTGTTCGCACCCTGCCGCAGGCGGCAAACGTGGCTGGCATTGGAATTACCCAGTTCACGCGGGGTGATGTAGCTGTTTTCCTCAAAAACGATGGACTCCGCGTCCTTGAGCGCTTCGGCGGCAAGATTGGGATTGGCCTCGGTTTCAAATTCCGCGTAAACGCTTTCGCTGTGGCCATATAACACGGGCACACGCACGGTGGTGGCGCAAATCTCGAGCTCGGGAAGTTCCAGAATGCGGCGGGTTTCAAAGTGCATTTTTTCCTCTTCCTGAGAGTAGCCGTCATCGGCAAAAGCGCCGATCTGAGGGATTAGATTCAGGTCGATGGGTTTTGGATAGCTGCCGTTTTCATCGCTGCCAGCGCGCTGAGCCTCCAAGGTCTCCACACCTTGATGTCCACTTCCGGAAACGGATTGATAGGTGCTCACCACCACTTTTTTAAGGCCAAAAAGCCGGTTCAACACCGCCAGCGGCAAAACCATCTGGATGGTGCTGCAG
This window contains:
- a CDS encoding aspartate-semialdehyde dehydrogenase, with product MKIAIVGATGEVGRMMITCLEEFGVKVERLELFASARSAGITLYFQDSALTVKELSESSLQDPFDYVLYSAGAGVARSFAPFATAAGSVVIDNSSGFRQDALIPLVVPEINGRLLENYRGIISNPNCSTIQMVLPLAVLNRLFGLKKVVVSTYQSVSGSGHQGVETLEAQRAGSDENGSYPKPIDLNLIPQIGAFADDGYSQEEEKMHFETRRILELPELEICATTVRVPVLYGHSESVYAEFETEANPNLAAEALKDAESIVFEENSYITPRELGNSNASHVCRLRQGANKNSLCFWNLGHNVRLGAAANAVRIMLKHAELARIV
- a CDS encoding N-acetyldiaminopimelate deacetylase; translation: MSLNLSQIRRELHRVPELAFREHKTKELLLAQLEKLPRIRVQEFSTNTGILVEYSEGNGPYRLFRADMDALPITENTGCAFSSQHPGLMHACGHDIHMTVLLGLIERVVSQALPRNLLFLFQPAEEGEGGAQSVLAEGLIQEYEVEAAFALHVASGLPVGTVSSRAGIFFGIPQEFDVSFIGRSAHAAFPEKGVNALFA